In Struthio camelus isolate bStrCam1 chromosome 13, bStrCam1.hap1, whole genome shotgun sequence, the following are encoded in one genomic region:
- the FAXDC2 gene encoding fatty acid hydroxylase domain-containing protein 2 translates to MRITAFVLVMGPLVFAALMNTVFWYVQKIWETSGYFWQATWLKLYYFFEGREWAIFLFGTALVPSLVFWSFNGILMMADVTGKPTFITRYRIQLGKNDPVDTKKLQQAIYTVLYNQFFVSFLMLIPMFYIMKGWGNTFSKEIPTFHWFLAELSIFTSIEEILFYYSHRLAHLPLLYKHIHKKHHEWTAPTGVVSIYAHPVEHLLSNMLPVMTGPMIMGSHIASITVWFSLVLLTTSISHCGYHLPLLPSPEFHDFHHLKFNQCYGVLGLLDYLHGTDTLFRQTKAYKRHRVLLSLTPLSESIPDSPKRAE, encoded by the exons ATGAGGATCACTGCCTTTGTCCTGGTTATGGGGCCGTTGGTATTCGCTGCCTTAATGAACACTGTTTTTTG GTATGTACAGAAGATCTGGGAGACTTCAGGATATTTCTGGCAAGCAACATGGCTAAAGCTCTACTACTTTTTTGAGGGAAGGGAGTGGGCAATCTTCCTCTTTG GGACTGCACTGGTGCCTAGCCTCGTTTTCTGGAGCTTCAATGGAATCCTCATGATGGCTGACGTAACAGGAAAGCCAACTTTCATTACTCGCTATCGCATTCAGCTGGGCAAGAATGATCCT GTGGATACAAAGAAATTGCAACAAGCCATATACACAGTGCTGTATAATCAGTTCTTTGTCTCCTTCCTAATGCTTATACCCATGTTCTACATCATGAAAGGGTGGGGCAACACCTTCAGCAAGGAAATACCCACCTTCCACTGGTTCCTTGCAGAGCTGAGCATCTTCACCTCAATAGAGGAAATTCTCTTCTATTATTCTCACAG GCTTGCTCATCTCCCACTCCTATATAAGCACATTCACAAGAAGCACCACGAATGGACAGCTCCCACTGGTGTGGTCTCCATTTATGCTCACCCGGTAGAGCACCTA CTCTCCAACATGTTACCTGTTATGACTGGCCCGATGATCATGGGGTCTCATATTGCTTCAATCACAGTGTGGTTCTCCCTGGTTCTTTTAACGACAAGCATTTCGCACTGTGGCTAccacctgcccctgctgccgTCGCCAGAATTCCACGACTTCCACCACCTCAA GTTCAACCAGTGCTATGGAGTCCTGGGACTGCTGGATTATCTGCATGGAACAGATACCCTGTTCAGACAAACCAAAGCCTACAAGAGACATAGAGTCCTCCTCAGCCTCACACCGCTCTCAGAAAGCATCCCCGATTCTCCCAAGAGGGCAGAATGA